In Cicer arietinum cultivar CDC Frontier isolate Library 1 chromosome 1, Cicar.CDCFrontier_v2.0, whole genome shotgun sequence, one DNA window encodes the following:
- the LOC140918641 gene encoding NEDD8-activating enzyme E1 regulatory subunit AXR1-like gives MTSSTEQYLNMQHIYQAKAEADFLAIGRLTRSTLKIIGRDPNSIPRATIKSFCKNARKLKKSYETKQYKKGLKAIRAMHKVK, from the exons ATGACCTCCTCCACTGA GCAATATTTGAATATGCAGCATATCTATCAGGCTAAGGCTGAGGCTGACTTTCTTGCAATAGGGCGACTGACGAGAAGTACTTTGAAGATAATTGGTAGAGATCCAAATAGCATTCCAAGGGCAACAATTAAAAGCTTCTGTAAAAATGCAAGAAAACTCAAA AAATCCTATGAAACTAAACAATACAAAAAGGGACTCAAAGCGATCCGTGCTATGCACAAG GTAAAGTAG